The proteins below are encoded in one region of Ereboglobus luteus:
- a CDS encoding alpha-L-fucosidase encodes MNQQNSTSADFSWFDHSRYGMFVHWGAYSVAARGEWVRNRERIPQDEYARLYADNFRAEKYDPAAWAALAKEAGMGYVVITTRHHDGFALWPTATSDFHAGRVGPKRDLLKPFVEAVRAAGLRVGFYFSPADWRHSDYPGSYYRDWPGTGDWCSPDARARMLSCYREQLVELMTGYGKIDYLWYDGCIPADLATPEINEEVIRLQPHILINERNGAPWHVHISEQAINPPKRRDMRWEACMTLNDNWGWHAGDTNWKSAREVVKMLCETAAGGGNLLLNIGPRPDGSVPGETVRILRESGAWLARNGDAIRGCERSPFTWNNWGRVTVRGNRVYLHIRNGTGRELCWAELKNKVLAARWLDGGAPVKFDQQGERLFLRDLPVELPDPLTSTIELTVEGAPEPLTQQTTFWIPGEPAA; translated from the coding sequence ATGAATCAACAAAACTCAACATCGGCGGATTTTTCGTGGTTTGATCATTCCCGTTACGGAATGTTTGTGCATTGGGGGGCGTATTCGGTCGCCGCGCGCGGCGAGTGGGTGCGAAACCGCGAGCGCATTCCGCAGGACGAATACGCGCGTTTATACGCGGACAATTTTCGCGCCGAGAAATATGATCCCGCCGCCTGGGCCGCGCTCGCGAAGGAGGCGGGCATGGGGTATGTCGTCATCACGACACGGCACCATGACGGGTTTGCGTTGTGGCCCACGGCAACCAGCGATTTTCACGCGGGGCGCGTCGGCCCCAAGCGCGATTTGTTGAAGCCGTTTGTCGAGGCCGTGCGGGCCGCGGGATTAAGGGTAGGATTTTATTTTTCCCCCGCCGACTGGCGGCATTCCGATTATCCGGGGTCTTATTATCGCGACTGGCCGGGGACGGGCGACTGGTGTTCGCCGGATGCCAGGGCGCGCATGCTGTCCTGTTATCGCGAGCAGTTGGTCGAGCTGATGACGGGTTACGGGAAAATCGATTATCTTTGGTATGACGGTTGCATCCCGGCGGATCTCGCAACGCCCGAAATCAATGAGGAGGTGATTCGCTTGCAGCCGCACATTCTCATAAACGAGCGCAATGGCGCGCCGTGGCATGTGCATATTTCCGAGCAGGCGATCAACCCTCCCAAGCGGCGCGATATGCGCTGGGAGGCGTGCATGACCCTCAACGACAACTGGGGATGGCACGCGGGCGACACAAATTGGAAGTCGGCCCGCGAGGTCGTCAAGATGCTCTGCGAAACCGCCGCCGGCGGCGGAAATCTGCTGCTCAACATCGGGCCGCGCCCGGATGGCTCGGTTCCCGGGGAGACCGTTCGCATTTTGCGCGAGTCGGGCGCGTGGCTGGCGCGCAATGGCGACGCGATCCGCGGTTGCGAGCGCTCGCCGTTCACTTGGAACAACTGGGGCCGCGTCACCGTGCGGGGGAATCGCGTTTACCTGCACATCCGAAACGGCACGGGACGCGAGCTGTGCTGGGCGGAGTTGAAAAACAAAGTGCTCGCGGCGCGCTGGCTCGACGGCGGAGCTCCGGTCAAATTTGACCAACAAGGTGAACGCCTTTTCCTGCGCGACCTTCCCGTGGAACTGCCCGATCCGCTGACGAGCACAATTGAATTGACTGTGGAGGGCGCGCCGGAACCTTTGACTCAACAAACAACATTCTGGATTCCCGGCGAGCCGGCGGCGTGA
- a CDS encoding ThuA domain-containing protein: protein MSNIDEPVRVVVWNENRHEKNNPKVAAIYPQGIHEAIAAPLRATGGIDAKTATLDEPEHGLAQDVLDATDVLIWWGHMAHGDVRDEIVARVKKRVLEGMGLIVLHSGHYSKIFKALMGTTCSLKWRESTDKERIWNVSPAHPIAAGLPEHFELPAEEMYGEPFGIPEPDELVFISWFTGGEVFRSGATWRRGHGRVFYFQPGHETYPTYHDKNIQRVIANAVRWARPTVRIADVCPNVKALEPLPVDSEAETRSKVGYK from the coding sequence ATGAGCAATATTGACGAGCCAGTCCGCGTGGTGGTTTGGAACGAAAACCGGCACGAAAAGAATAATCCGAAAGTTGCCGCGATTTATCCACAGGGCATTCACGAGGCGATTGCCGCGCCGCTGCGCGCCACCGGCGGCATTGATGCGAAAACGGCCACATTGGACGAGCCGGAGCACGGGCTCGCGCAGGACGTGCTTGATGCGACCGATGTCCTCATCTGGTGGGGGCACATGGCCCACGGCGATGTGCGGGACGAGATTGTCGCCCGCGTGAAAAAACGCGTGCTCGAGGGCATGGGGCTCATCGTGCTGCACTCGGGCCATTATTCAAAAATCTTCAAGGCGCTCATGGGCACGACATGTTCGCTCAAGTGGCGCGAATCGACGGACAAGGAGCGTATCTGGAACGTGAGTCCCGCGCATCCCATCGCGGCCGGCCTGCCGGAGCATTTTGAACTGCCCGCCGAGGAAATGTATGGCGAGCCGTTTGGCATTCCGGAGCCCGACGAACTGGTGTTCATCTCGTGGTTCACGGGCGGCGAGGTGTTTCGCAGCGGCGCAACGTGGCGGCGCGGTCACGGACGGGTGTTTTATTTCCAGCCGGGGCACGAAACCTACCCGACGTATCACGACAAAAATATCCAGCGCGTGATTGCCAACGCCGTGCGCTGGGCGCGCCCGACCGTGCGGATTGCCGATGTTTGCCCGAATGTCAAAGCGCTCGAGCCGCTGCCCGTTGATTCCGAGGCGGAGACGCGTTCCAAAGTTGGCTACAAGTAA
- a CDS encoding Gfo/Idh/MocA family protein has product MRKTSSRKKPVRIAIIGAGGMGNTHADCFRKIPGCELVAAVDVDAGRAAEFCAAHGIPHSFGRVDEMLAGVDVDAVSIVTPDVFHAAQSIQCLAAGKHVLCEKPLATDYREASAMVSAARKAGTVNMVNFSYRNWSCIQAVAALVRKGGVGEIRHVEASYLQAWLVSKAWGDWRTSPKWLWRLSGRHGSKGALGDIGVHIVDFATYPAGPIKRVHCKLGTFGKAPKNRVGEYKLDANDSAVMTVEFASGALGTIHTTRWMGGHANRLFLKIAGTRGTVEIDSEKTTEGYRICAGGDLDTATWRDVAVKPTPTNYERFITSIRTGRREQPDFARGAEIQRVLDACFESDARGMPVAVCSKRAARR; this is encoded by the coding sequence ATGCGAAAAACGTCTTCCCGAAAAAAGCCCGTTCGCATCGCGATCATCGGCGCGGGCGGCATGGGAAACACGCATGCGGACTGCTTTCGGAAAATTCCCGGTTGCGAGCTCGTGGCGGCCGTGGATGTGGACGCCGGGCGCGCCGCCGAGTTTTGCGCGGCGCACGGAATACCGCATTCGTTCGGGCGCGTTGATGAGATGCTCGCCGGGGTTGATGTCGATGCGGTGAGCATAGTCACGCCGGACGTGTTTCATGCGGCGCAGTCGATCCAGTGCCTCGCGGCGGGCAAGCATGTGCTTTGCGAAAAACCGCTCGCGACCGACTATCGCGAGGCATCCGCGATGGTCTCGGCGGCGCGCAAGGCCGGCACCGTCAACATGGTCAATTTTTCCTATCGCAACTGGTCGTGCATCCAGGCCGTGGCCGCGCTGGTGCGGAAGGGCGGGGTGGGGGAGATTCGCCATGTGGAGGCGAGCTATTTGCAGGCGTGGCTCGTGAGCAAGGCGTGGGGTGACTGGCGCACGTCGCCGAAATGGCTTTGGCGTCTTTCGGGCAGGCACGGCAGCAAGGGTGCGCTCGGCGATATCGGCGTGCATATCGTGGACTTCGCGACGTATCCCGCCGGGCCGATCAAACGCGTGCATTGCAAGCTCGGAACGTTCGGCAAGGCGCCAAAAAATCGCGTCGGCGAATACAAACTCGATGCGAACGATTCTGCCGTCATGACGGTCGAGTTTGCCAGCGGCGCCCTTGGCACGATTCACACCACCCGCTGGATGGGCGGCCACGCCAACCGTCTGTTCCTGAAAATCGCGGGCACGCGCGGGACGGTGGAAATTGACTCGGAGAAAACGACGGAAGGCTATCGCATTTGCGCGGGCGGGGATCTCGACACGGCGACGTGGCGCGATGTCGCGGTGAAACCGACACCCACCAACTACGAGCGCTTCATCACAAGCATCCGCACGGGACGGCGCGAGCAGCCGGATTTCGCCCGCGGCGCCGAAATCCAACGCGTGCTCGACGCCTGTTTCGAGTCGGACGCAAGGGGAATGCCCGTGGCTGTTTGCTCAAAAAGGGCGGCGAGGCGATAA
- a CDS encoding glycoside hydrolase family 130 protein: protein MIFRFPENPILRPADVKPSRPDMEVACLLNPGAFVHNGRIGLLLRVAERPVQEDGFISTPVLDPEAPDGMRIVKSSTAERGQASDARLFVHEGQCYLTTLSHLRLAWSDDGVRFEVEPEPVLIGNGKLESFGIEDARVCCIDGVYNITYTAVSDAGYGVGLIRTKDWKTFDREGMIFPPPNKDCALFPEKINGHYYALHRPTHNDIGGPWIWISRSPDLLHWGAHQWIARPRPGWEAMKIGAGAEPIRTPRGWLEIYHAVDAKGEYSLGLLLLDLNDPTKVLARSTSPIMRPAEDYETAGFMQNVVFTNGHVVDGDTVTMYYGAADSVICGARLSIAQMLESLNALDSGE from the coding sequence ATGATATTTCGTTTTCCAGAAAACCCCATTCTTCGCCCGGCGGACGTCAAGCCGAGCCGCCCGGACATGGAGGTCGCATGCCTGTTGAATCCGGGCGCGTTTGTCCACAACGGGCGCATCGGCCTTTTGCTGCGCGTGGCGGAGCGTCCCGTGCAGGAAGACGGTTTTATATCCACACCGGTGCTTGATCCGGAGGCTCCGGATGGAATGCGCATCGTGAAATCCAGCACGGCCGAACGCGGACAGGCTTCGGACGCCCGCCTGTTTGTCCACGAGGGGCAATGTTACCTGACCACGCTTTCGCACCTGCGCCTCGCGTGGAGCGATGACGGTGTGCGCTTCGAGGTCGAACCGGAACCCGTGCTGATTGGTAATGGAAAACTCGAAAGCTTCGGCATTGAGGACGCCCGCGTGTGCTGCATCGACGGTGTTTATAACATCACCTACACGGCGGTTTCCGACGCGGGTTACGGCGTCGGCCTGATACGCACGAAAGATTGGAAAACTTTTGATCGGGAAGGGATGATCTTCCCGCCGCCAAACAAAGACTGCGCGCTGTTTCCCGAAAAAATAAACGGACATTATTACGCGCTGCACCGCCCGACGCACAACGACATCGGCGGACCGTGGATATGGATTTCACGCTCGCCGGATTTGCTGCACTGGGGCGCGCACCAATGGATCGCCCGCCCGCGCCCCGGCTGGGAGGCGATGAAGATTGGCGCCGGCGCCGAGCCCATTCGCACGCCCAGGGGGTGGCTTGAAATTTATCACGCCGTGGACGCAAAGGGCGAATACTCACTGGGACTGCTGCTTCTGGATTTGAACGATCCGACAAAAGTGCTGGCCCGCTCGACGAGCCCGATCATGCGCCCGGCGGAGGATTACGAAACCGCCGGGTTTATGCAAAACGTGGTGTTCACAAACGGCCATGTCGTCGATGGCGACACGGTGACGATGTATTACGGCGCCGCCGACTCGGTGATTTGCGGAGCCAGGCTGTCGATTGCGCAAATGCTCGAATCGCTCAATGCGCTGGATTCGGGCGAGTGA
- a CDS encoding family 78 glycoside hydrolase catalytic domain, with the protein MSSSAPSVFFAPSARWIWSAQATRPAHNVVCFRREFEIHGGIQADADTPTLLITADSRYEVYVNGVWLGHGPARSWQSPWPVDPYDLRAVLRPGRNVIAVLAQHFGIGTFQYLHAAPGMIAQLAWRDASGARTLVTDDSGEWRAAPHAGHLWPVPRISCMQAWEEQFDARAFPHDWSSHTPPAETAAQLAAWPAAIAVANAGGGAHDKFVLRDIPQLTRNPVDPVRVREVEAVRTADYSWNLNPRAYLNPDDFTANAPCCDMLLLTHIYSERAQAIQLHQPHLRPFVPWTLNGKPLAFDDNTLQRTDTGVAHARLKAGWNTLMCEMPPRDRYWWIVLNVWVARPVTWAAYPRHADDAPAPWLAVGPFELPAPPPITGEQHPVCAAAIPSGATAKQFKRIRARGCLDDGELAAEYVRPLTRDMVAGADIYAQCASERVIPDIRPRVENPAALQHGTAEWTTIHPTPASGGVRLLLDFGREVIGYHEIEIDAPCGTIVDNHNFEFIQPDGRFNLAENMKNSFRYICREGPQRYRTLVRRGFQYSWFSLRNFDRPVRIRHIRALLSTYPQQRQGAFTCSDTLLERIWEAGAHSVCCCSEDTYTDCPSYEQTFWVGDGRNEALVDLVANGDPRLSAHSWRVAAQSLARSPLVESQVPSAWQNILPAWSFLWMRWAEEHYRHTGDHAFAREMIRAIDLNVDGIESFISPRGLIKIHAWNMFDWAALDTPSGGEVTHLNCLAVLGLRQCAALARALGRDAASQARRWTRLADKIAAAINTHLWDAKRRAYIDCIRADGTRSVVFSQQTHTAATIAGVPTPERAARARKIMSEAPEGFVKAGSPFFMFFVLEGLAREKRGADMTRLIRDYWGKQIKAGATTFWEMYHADKPRMTRSHCHGWSAAPTYFLSAHVLGVQPARPGYATVRIAPQPGGLDWARGRVPTPRGVVEVFWKINRDKKRAANAAPAFELRATLPPGTPAEIEIPAEVDPKARVKIFAGKIRNASAGAARRVCATGESLHIILVS; encoded by the coding sequence ATGAGTTCGTCAGCGCCCTCCGTTTTCTTCGCCCCCAGCGCGCGCTGGATTTGGTCGGCGCAAGCAACACGCCCCGCACACAATGTCGTTTGTTTCCGTCGCGAGTTCGAAATCCACGGCGGTATCCAAGCGGACGCTGACACGCCCACCCTGCTCATCACGGCCGACTCGCGTTATGAGGTTTACGTCAACGGCGTTTGGCTCGGCCACGGCCCCGCGCGCTCGTGGCAATCGCCCTGGCCCGTTGATCCCTACGACTTGCGCGCCGTGCTTCGCCCCGGGCGCAATGTCATCGCAGTCCTCGCGCAGCACTTCGGCATCGGCACATTCCAATATCTGCACGCCGCGCCCGGCATGATCGCGCAGCTCGCATGGCGCGACGCTTCCGGCGCGCGCACGCTCGTCACCGACGATTCCGGCGAATGGCGCGCGGCACCCCACGCCGGGCACCTCTGGCCAGTCCCGCGCATCAGTTGCATGCAGGCATGGGAGGAGCAATTCGACGCGCGCGCCTTTCCGCACGACTGGTCCTCGCACACGCCCCCGGCCGAAACCGCCGCGCAACTCGCCGCATGGCCGGCCGCCATTGCCGTCGCCAACGCGGGCGGAGGCGCGCACGACAAATTCGTGCTGCGCGACATCCCGCAACTCACCCGCAACCCCGTCGATCCGGTTCGCGTCCGCGAGGTCGAAGCCGTTCGCACGGCCGACTATTCGTGGAATCTCAACCCGCGCGCATATCTCAATCCGGACGATTTCACGGCCAACGCGCCGTGCTGCGACATGCTGTTGCTCACGCATATTTACAGCGAGCGAGCGCAGGCGATCCAGCTCCACCAACCGCACCTCCGCCCGTTTGTCCCGTGGACGCTCAATGGAAAACCACTCGCCTTCGACGACAACACGCTCCAGCGCACCGACACCGGAGTCGCGCACGCCCGCCTCAAGGCCGGGTGGAACACCCTCATGTGCGAGATGCCGCCGCGCGACCGCTACTGGTGGATCGTTCTCAACGTCTGGGTCGCACGCCCCGTCACATGGGCGGCCTATCCGCGGCACGCGGACGACGCGCCGGCGCCCTGGCTTGCGGTCGGCCCGTTCGAACTCCCCGCCCCGCCTCCGATCACCGGCGAACAACATCCTGTTTGCGCCGCCGCAATCCCCTCCGGCGCCACCGCTAAACAATTCAAGCGCATCCGTGCGCGCGGATGCCTCGACGACGGCGAACTCGCGGCCGAATATGTTCGCCCGCTCACGCGCGACATGGTCGCTGGCGCCGACATCTACGCGCAATGCGCCTCGGAGCGCGTCATCCCCGACATTCGTCCGCGCGTCGAAAACCCGGCCGCGCTTCAACACGGCACGGCGGAATGGACAACCATCCATCCAACGCCCGCAAGCGGCGGCGTCCGCCTGTTGCTCGACTTTGGCCGGGAGGTGATCGGTTATCACGAAATCGAAATCGACGCGCCCTGCGGCACGATTGTTGACAACCACAACTTCGAGTTCATCCAGCCCGACGGCCGTTTCAATCTCGCGGAAAACATGAAGAACTCCTTCCGCTATATCTGCCGGGAAGGTCCGCAACGTTACCGCACGCTCGTCCGCCGCGGTTTTCAGTATTCCTGGTTCAGCCTGCGCAACTTCGACCGGCCCGTTCGTATTCGTCACATTCGTGCGCTCCTCAGCACCTATCCGCAGCAACGCCAGGGCGCGTTCACCTGTTCCGACACGCTGCTCGAGCGAATCTGGGAGGCCGGCGCGCACTCCGTCTGCTGCTGCTCCGAGGACACCTACACCGACTGCCCCAGCTACGAGCAGACATTCTGGGTTGGCGACGGCCGCAACGAGGCGCTTGTTGACCTCGTGGCAAACGGCGACCCGCGCCTCAGCGCGCATTCCTGGCGCGTCGCCGCCCAAAGCCTCGCGCGTTCGCCACTCGTCGAAAGCCAGGTTCCCAGCGCGTGGCAGAACATTCTTCCCGCGTGGAGCTTTTTGTGGATGCGCTGGGCGGAGGAGCATTACCGGCACACTGGCGACCATGCCTTCGCTCGCGAAATGATCCGGGCCATCGACCTCAATGTTGACGGCATCGAAAGCTTCATCAGCCCGCGCGGCCTCATAAAAATCCACGCATGGAACATGTTTGACTGGGCCGCGCTCGACACGCCCTCAGGCGGCGAAGTCACGCACCTCAACTGCCTCGCCGTCCTCGGGCTTCGCCAGTGCGCCGCGCTCGCCCGCGCCCTCGGCAGGGATGCCGCCAGTCAAGCGCGACGCTGGACGCGCCTCGCCGACAAAATCGCCGCCGCGATCAACACGCATCTCTGGGACGCGAAACGCCGCGCCTACATCGACTGCATTCGCGCCGACGGCACGCGCTCCGTCGTGTTCAGCCAGCAAACCCACACCGCCGCAACCATCGCGGGCGTTCCGACGCCGGAGCGCGCCGCGCGCGCGCGCAAAATCATGAGCGAAGCCCCAGAAGGGTTCGTAAAAGCGGGCAGCCCGTTCTTCATGTTTTTCGTCCTAGAGGGTCTCGCCCGTGAAAAACGCGGAGCCGACATGACGCGCCTCATTCGCGACTATTGGGGCAAACAAATCAAGGCCGGCGCCACGACGTTCTGGGAAATGTATCACGCGGACAAACCGCGCATGACCCGCAGCCATTGCCACGGCTGGTCGGCCGCGCCGACGTATTTTCTCAGCGCCCACGTTCTCGGCGTGCAGCCCGCCAGACCCGGCTACGCCACCGTGCGCATCGCCCCGCAACCGGGCGGGCTTGATTGGGCGCGCGGACGTGTTCCGACTCCGCGCGGAGTTGTCGAAGTTTTCTGGAAAATAAACCGCGACAAAAAACGCGCCGCAAACGCCGCGCCCGCATTTGAGCTGCGCGCCACGCTGCCGCCGGGCACGCCCGCCGAGATTGAAATTCCCGCCGAAGTAGATCCCAAGGCCCGCGTGAAAATTTTCGCGGGAAAAATACGAAACGCATCCGCCGGCGCCGCGCGGCGCGTTTGCGCGACAGGAGAATCACTTCACATCATTCTCGTCAGCTGA